One genomic region from Leguminivora glycinivorella isolate SPB_JAAS2020 chromosome 8, LegGlyc_1.1, whole genome shotgun sequence encodes:
- the LOC125228768 gene encoding tyrosine-protein phosphatase non-receptor type 11: MITRRWFHPSLTGVDAERLLMDCGRDGFFLARPSMSNQGDFTLSVRRGNEVTHIKIQNNGEFLDLYGGEKFATLSELVQYYMENQGQLREKNGNVIRLKTPLNCADPTTERWYHGQLTAKEAERMMLENGKNGSFLVRESQRQPGDFVLSVRTHDRVTHVIIRRQDKKYDVGGGQQFPDLVSLVEHYRSFPMVETTGEVLRLMQPFNATRIQVRHFQTRVKQLQKENEGPIESMAYKQGFWEEFETLQMMENLQLFDRMEGSKPENIRKNRYKNIIPFDHTRVVLRDIPPDAPAGADYINANYIRCDSTEPGADHDCNGSNENGCSQLRGGTPTKGKEKSSPNHTVVTEEKSLGSKESLKSYGNGTQKSLPPFEPSVLPSNPNYVNTTIPKAAVEAENGVAEHVYNKTYIATQGCLPTTIYQFWSMIWQEDVRVIIMTTKEIERGKVKCERYWPHLNKTDSIMKFTIVNEFESSTQDYTLRRFLVTKSDEPGVKRQIFHFHFTAWPDHGVPSEPGRVLNILLDVNYRLQQIMTSAAPPAAAVVCVHCSAGIGRTGTFIVIDMILDQIRKEGFDCEIDVHRTVQMVRDQRSGMVQNEAQYKFIYMAVLEFIETVKQRVGLGSADSKARSHSKEIVERFGSWK, translated from the coding sequence ATGATCACTCGGCGGTGGTTCCACCCGTCGTTGACGGGCGTGGACGCAGAGCGGCTGCTCATGGACTGCGGCCGCGACGGGTTCTTCCTCGCGCGGCCCAGCATGAGCAACCAGGGTGACTTCACGCTGTCCGTGCGCCGCGGCAACGAAGTCACGCACATCAAGATCCAGAACAACGGGGAGTTCCTCGACTTGTACGGTGGTGAGAAGTTCGCCACCCTTTCCGAGCTCGTCCAGTATTACATGGAGAATCAGGGCCAACTGCGCGAGAAAAACGGCAACGTCATCCGATTAAAAACTCCCCTTAACTGCGCCGATCCTACTACTGAGCGCTGGTACCACGGTCAGCTCACCGCTAAAGAGGCTGAGAGGATGATGCTCGAAAACGGGAAGAACGGCTCCTTCTTAGTACGTGAGTCCCAGCGCCAGCCTGGGGACTTTGTCCTTTCCGTGAGGACCCACGACCGGGTCACGCACGTCATAATTCGCCGTCAGGACAAAAAGTACGACGTCGGCGGCGGCCAACAGTTTCCCGACCTTGTCAGCCTCGTCGAGCACTACCGCAGCTTCCCCATGGTCGAGACCACCGGCGAGGTGCTGCGCCTCATGCAACCCTTTAACGCCACTCGTATCCAGGTCCGTCACTTCCAAACACGCGTCAAACAGCTGCAGAAAGAGAACGAGGGGCCCATAGAGAGCATGGCTTACAAGCAGGGCTTCTGGGAGGAGTTCGAGACGCTGCAGATGATGGAGAACCTGCAGCTGTTCGACCGCATGGAGGGTTCCAAACCGGAAAATATCAGAAAAAACCGGTACAAGAATATCATCCCATTCGATCACACTCGTGTAGTGCTTCGGGACATACCGCCCGACGCGCCCGCCGGCGCCGACTACATCAACGCCAACTACATCCGCTGCGACAGCACCGAGCCCGGGGCCGACCACGACTGTAACGGCTCCAACGAGAATGGATGCTCCCAGCTTCGAGGTGGCACGCCTACCAAGGGCAAAGAAAAATCCTCCCCGAATCACACAGTCGTCACAGAAGAAAAGTCATTGGGCTCCAAAGAAAGTCTAAAATCTTATGGCAACGGCACTCAAAAGTCGCTTCCTCCTTTTGAACCCAGCGTCCTCCCTTCGAACCCCAACTACGTCAACACGACGATACCGAAAGCTGCGGTGGAGGCAGAGAATGGTGTCGCCGAGCACGTTTACAATAAAACATACATCGCAACACAGGGCTGCCTGCCCACCACCATCTACCAGTTCTGGTCAATGATCTGGCAGGAAGACGTCCGCGTCATCATAATGACAACGAAAGAGATCGAACGCGGCAAGGTTAAATGCGAGAGGTACTGGCCACACTTGAACAAGACAGATTCTATAATGAAGTTCACGATCGTGAACGAATTTGAGTCGTCGACGCAGGACTACACACTGCGGCGATTCCTGGTGACAAAGAGCGACGAGCCGGGCGTCAAGAGACAGATCTTCCACTTTCACTTCACGGCGTGGCCCGACCACGGCGTGCCCTCGGAGCCCGGCCGAGTGCTCAACATCCTGCTGGACGTCAACTACCGCCTGCAGCAGATCATGacgagcgccgcgccgccggccGCCGCCGTCGTTTGCGTGCACTGCTCGGCGGGCATAGGCCGCACGGGCACCTTCATCGTTATCGACATGATCCTCGACCAGATCCGAAAAGAGGGCTTCGACTGCGAGATCGACGTCCACCGCACCGTGCAAATGGTGCGCGACCAGCGCTCTGGAATGGTGCAAAACGAGGCTCAATATAAGTTCATTTACATGGCGGTGCTAGAGTTCATCGAAACGGTGAAGCAGCGCGTCGGGCTAGGTTCTGCGGACTCGAAGGCGCGCAGTCACTCGAAGGAGATCGTGGAGAGATTCGGCTCGTGGAAATAA
- the LOC125229214 gene encoding uncharacterized protein LOC125229214, whose product MSCPEGDLAIQNEVDTKQAGETCPIKTKKVSPEDSSDAIEFSSSSFKNPKTWKKSFANFFRHQIRTSRSHSSEGDGPTVNKEKYENKEISPELKWQSLGKVFRRQSLIEPWNKATNQHGGESSTHNKRLAVRKVLSSYFGKSQSPNSGLDNK is encoded by the exons ATGTCGTGTCCTGAAGGTGATCTAGCAATTCAAAATGAAGTTGATACTAAACAGGCTGGAGAAACTTGCCCTATTAAAACCAAGAAAGTGTCTCCCGAGGACTCTTCTGATGCTATTGAATTCAGCAGCAGCTCTTTTAAAAACCCCAAGACCTGGAAGAAATCTTTTGCCAATTTCTTTCGACACCAGATCCGTACATCGCGGTCACATTCCAGCGAA GGTGATGGACCAACTGTTAACAAAGAGAAGTacgaaaataaagaaataagtcCAGAACTTAAATGGCAATCATTGGGAAAAGTGTTCCGTCGTCaaagccttattgaaccttgGAATAAAGCGACTAATCAGCATGGCGGGGAAAGTTCTACTCATAATAAGCGTCTCGCCGTAAGAAAAGTGTTATCTAGTTATTTTGGAAAGTCTCAGTCCCCTAATTCCGGGTTGGATAATAAGTAA
- the LOC125228472 gene encoding arylsulfatase J-like isoform X4: protein MTIRQWSTTHGVQTSGEVCKWHTTCLENMRQMSSRTKPLRYVQVITAHNKSEPLFLMVTHSAVHSGNPNEFIRAPDSEIDKFKHIENYQRRKFAAVLSKLDQSVGKVVESLHGAGMLQDTIILFTTDNGGPAAGFNDNAASNYPLRGVKATLWEGGVRGAGLLWSPLLQARARVASQLVHIVDWLPSLISAAGGDASLLQNIDGLDLWNELSKDQPSKRTSVLHNIDDKEGSAITMDNWKLHKGTSYKGAWDSWYGPAGRNGSYDLDAVYQGKVAAILSKMGLMPTREKAGLLRKAATLQCSSDPEVVCRPLEYPCLFDIRTDPCERINLASKNPQIVQRLLEELRIFNQSVVPPNNMPDDTRGDPKFWGRVFTNFGDYENNGSYLQCS, encoded by the exons ATGACCATACGTCAATGGAGCACAACACATGGGGTACAGACTTCAGGCGAG gtatgCAAGTGGCACACGACTTGTTTGGAAAATATGCGACAGATGTCTTCACGGACGAAGCCATTAAGGTACGTACAG GTGATCACAGCGCACAACAAGAGCGAGCCACTGTTCCTCATGGTAACGCACTCTGCCGTGCACAGCGGAAACCCCAACGAGTTCATTCGCGCGCCCGACAGCGAAATAGACAAGTTTAAGCACATCGAGAATTACCAGAGGAGAAAGTTCGCTG CTGTACTGTCGAAACTGGATCAGTCCGTGGGTAAAGTGGTGGAGTCCCTACACGGGGCAGGTATGCTGCAGGACACTATCATCCTGTTCACTACCGATAACGGCGGGCCCGCGGCAGGCTTCAACGACAATGCGGCGTCAAACTACCCTCTGCGGGGG GTGAAAGCTACACTATGGGAAGGCGGCGTGCGGGGCGCCGGACTACTTTGGAGCCCCCTGCTGCAAGCCCGGGCCCGCGTGGCGAGTCAGTTGGTACACATAGTCGACTGGCTACCGTCTCTCATCAGCGCGGCCGGTGGTGATGCCAG TTTGCTGCAGAACATCGATGGATTAGATTTGTGGAATGAGCTGTCCAAAGACCAGCCTTCTAAGAGGACCTCTGTGCTTCACAATATAGATGACAAAGAGGGAAGTGCCATTACAATGGATAACTGGAAATTACATAAAG GGACGTCTTATAAAGGCGCTTGGGACTCATGGTACGGGCCGGCCGGCCGAAATGGCTCGTACGACTTAGACGCGGTGTACCAGGGGAAAGTCGCCGCGATCCTCAGCAAGATGGGCCTCATGCCGACGAGAGAGAAAGCTGGCCTACTCAG GAAAGCTGCCACATTACAATGTAGCAGCGATCCAGAGGTGGTATGTAGGCCGCTGGAGTACCCATGCCTCTTTGACATCCGAACAGATCCCTGCGAACGGATCAACTTAGCCAGCAA AAATCCCCAAATCGTGCAAAGACTTCTAGAGGAACTTCGCATCTTCAACCAGTCCGTAGTGCCCCCGAACAATATGCCGGATGACACGCGCGGAGACCCCAAATTCTGGGGACGTGTGTTCACTAACTTTGGAGATTATGAGAACAATGGCTCATACTTACAGTGCTCATGA
- the LOC125228472 gene encoding arylsulfatase I-like isoform X3, translating to MQHGVIYGMEPRGLPLSETILPQHLQRLGYRTHLVGKWHLGHYKKEYLPLNRGFESHTGFWTGRIDMYDHTSMEHNTWGTDFRRGMQVAHDLFGKYATDVFTDEAIKVITAHNKSEPLFLMVTHSAVHSGNPNEFIRAPDSEIDKFKHIENYQRRKFAAVLSKLDQSVGKVVESLHGAGMLQDTIILFTTDNGGPAAGFNDNAASNYPLRGVKATLWEGGVRGAGLLWSPLLQARARVASQLVHIVDWLPSLISAAGGDASLLQNIDGLDLWNELSKDQPSKRTSVLHNIDDKEGSAITMDNWKLHKGTSYKGAWDSWYGPAGRNGSYDLDAVYQGKVAAILSKMGLMPTREKAGLLRKAATLQCSSDPEVVCRPLEYPCLFDIRTDPCERINLASKNPQIVQRLLEELRIFNQSVVPPNNMPDDTRGDPKFWGRVFTNFGDYENNGSYLQCS from the exons ATGCAGCACGGCGTAATATACGGCATGGAGCCGCGGGGGCTCCCGCTGTCGGAAACAATTCTGCCCCAGCACCTCCAGAGGCTTGGCTATCGGACTCACCTCGTTGGCAAGTGGCATCTCGGACATTATAAGAAGGAATACCTGCCGTTGAATAGAGG GTTCGAGAGCCACACCGGATTTTGGACGGGCCGGATCGACATGTATGACCATACGTCAATGGAGCACAACACATGGGGTACAGACTTCAGGCGAG gtatgCAAGTGGCACACGACTTGTTTGGAAAATATGCGACAGATGTCTTCACGGACGAAGCCATTAAG GTGATCACAGCGCACAACAAGAGCGAGCCACTGTTCCTCATGGTAACGCACTCTGCCGTGCACAGCGGAAACCCCAACGAGTTCATTCGCGCGCCCGACAGCGAAATAGACAAGTTTAAGCACATCGAGAATTACCAGAGGAGAAAGTTCGCTG CTGTACTGTCGAAACTGGATCAGTCCGTGGGTAAAGTGGTGGAGTCCCTACACGGGGCAGGTATGCTGCAGGACACTATCATCCTGTTCACTACCGATAACGGCGGGCCCGCGGCAGGCTTCAACGACAATGCGGCGTCAAACTACCCTCTGCGGGGG GTGAAAGCTACACTATGGGAAGGCGGCGTGCGGGGCGCCGGACTACTTTGGAGCCCCCTGCTGCAAGCCCGGGCCCGCGTGGCGAGTCAGTTGGTACACATAGTCGACTGGCTACCGTCTCTCATCAGCGCGGCCGGTGGTGATGCCAG TTTGCTGCAGAACATCGATGGATTAGATTTGTGGAATGAGCTGTCCAAAGACCAGCCTTCTAAGAGGACCTCTGTGCTTCACAATATAGATGACAAAGAGGGAAGTGCCATTACAATGGATAACTGGAAATTACATAAAG GGACGTCTTATAAAGGCGCTTGGGACTCATGGTACGGGCCGGCCGGCCGAAATGGCTCGTACGACTTAGACGCGGTGTACCAGGGGAAAGTCGCCGCGATCCTCAGCAAGATGGGCCTCATGCCGACGAGAGAGAAAGCTGGCCTACTCAG GAAAGCTGCCACATTACAATGTAGCAGCGATCCAGAGGTGGTATGTAGGCCGCTGGAGTACCCATGCCTCTTTGACATCCGAACAGATCCCTGCGAACGGATCAACTTAGCCAGCAA AAATCCCCAAATCGTGCAAAGACTTCTAGAGGAACTTCGCATCTTCAACCAGTCCGTAGTGCCCCCGAACAATATGCCGGATGACACGCGCGGAGACCCCAAATTCTGGGGACGTGTGTTCACTAACTTTGGAGATTATGAGAACAATGGCTCATACTTACAGTGCTCATGA
- the LOC125228472 gene encoding arylsulfatase J-like isoform X2: MLALSLSKYRCAFFMAVYCRVGSIQIERSPVTTNKISKTRYILGGGGGHLLVGSRATPDFGRAGSTCMTIRQWSTTHGVQTSGEVCKWHTTCLENMRQMSSRTKPLRYVQVITAHNKSEPLFLMVTHSAVHSGNPNEFIRAPDSEIDKFKHIENYQRRKFAAVLSKLDQSVGKVVESLHGAGMLQDTIILFTTDNGGPAAGFNDNAASNYPLRGVKATLWEGGVRGAGLLWSPLLQARARVASQLVHIVDWLPSLISAAGGDASLLQNIDGLDLWNELSKDQPSKRTSVLHNIDDKEGSAITMDNWKLHKGTSYKGAWDSWYGPAGRNGSYDLDAVYQGKVAAILSKMGLMPTREKAGLLRKAATLQCSSDPEVVCRPLEYPCLFDIRTDPCERINLASKNPQIVQRLLEELRIFNQSVVPPNNMPDDTRGDPKFWGRVFTNFGDYENNGSYLQCS; this comes from the exons ATGTtagcgttgtctctttccaaataccgatgtgcattctttatggccgtttactgtagGGTAGGTAGTATTCAAATTGAACGCTCCCCGGTGACTACAAACAAAATCTCAAAGACTAGGTACATACTAGGTGGTGGTGGTGGACATTTGCTTGTAGGTTCGAGAGCCACACCGGATTTTGGACGGGCCGGATCGACATGTATGACCATACGTCAATGGAGCACAACACATGGGGTACAGACTTCAGGCGAG gtatgCAAGTGGCACACGACTTGTTTGGAAAATATGCGACAGATGTCTTCACGGACGAAGCCATTAAGGTACGTACAG GTGATCACAGCGCACAACAAGAGCGAGCCACTGTTCCTCATGGTAACGCACTCTGCCGTGCACAGCGGAAACCCCAACGAGTTCATTCGCGCGCCCGACAGCGAAATAGACAAGTTTAAGCACATCGAGAATTACCAGAGGAGAAAGTTCGCTG CTGTACTGTCGAAACTGGATCAGTCCGTGGGTAAAGTGGTGGAGTCCCTACACGGGGCAGGTATGCTGCAGGACACTATCATCCTGTTCACTACCGATAACGGCGGGCCCGCGGCAGGCTTCAACGACAATGCGGCGTCAAACTACCCTCTGCGGGGG GTGAAAGCTACACTATGGGAAGGCGGCGTGCGGGGCGCCGGACTACTTTGGAGCCCCCTGCTGCAAGCCCGGGCCCGCGTGGCGAGTCAGTTGGTACACATAGTCGACTGGCTACCGTCTCTCATCAGCGCGGCCGGTGGTGATGCCAG TTTGCTGCAGAACATCGATGGATTAGATTTGTGGAATGAGCTGTCCAAAGACCAGCCTTCTAAGAGGACCTCTGTGCTTCACAATATAGATGACAAAGAGGGAAGTGCCATTACAATGGATAACTGGAAATTACATAAAG GGACGTCTTATAAAGGCGCTTGGGACTCATGGTACGGGCCGGCCGGCCGAAATGGCTCGTACGACTTAGACGCGGTGTACCAGGGGAAAGTCGCCGCGATCCTCAGCAAGATGGGCCTCATGCCGACGAGAGAGAAAGCTGGCCTACTCAG GAAAGCTGCCACATTACAATGTAGCAGCGATCCAGAGGTGGTATGTAGGCCGCTGGAGTACCCATGCCTCTTTGACATCCGAACAGATCCCTGCGAACGGATCAACTTAGCCAGCAA AAATCCCCAAATCGTGCAAAGACTTCTAGAGGAACTTCGCATCTTCAACCAGTCCGTAGTGCCCCCGAACAATATGCCGGATGACACGCGCGGAGACCCCAAATTCTGGGGACGTGTGTTCACTAACTTTGGAGATTATGAGAACAATGGCTCATACTTACAGTGCTCATGA
- the LOC125228472 gene encoding arylsulfatase J-like isoform X6: MRQMSSRTKPLRYVQVITAHNKSEPLFLMVTHSAVHSGNPNEFIRAPDSEIDKFKHIENYQRRKFAAVLSKLDQSVGKVVESLHGAGMLQDTIILFTTDNGGPAAGFNDNAASNYPLRGVKATLWEGGVRGAGLLWSPLLQARARVASQLVHIVDWLPSLISAAGGDASLLQNIDGLDLWNELSKDQPSKRTSVLHNIDDKEGSAITMDNWKLHKGTSYKGAWDSWYGPAGRNGSYDLDAVYQGKVAAILSKMGLMPTREKAGLLRKAATLQCSSDPEVVCRPLEYPCLFDIRTDPCERINLASKNPQIVQRLLEELRIFNQSVVPPNNMPDDTRGDPKFWGRVFTNFGDYENNGSYLQCS, translated from the exons ATGCGACAGATGTCTTCACGGACGAAGCCATTAAGGTACGTACAG GTGATCACAGCGCACAACAAGAGCGAGCCACTGTTCCTCATGGTAACGCACTCTGCCGTGCACAGCGGAAACCCCAACGAGTTCATTCGCGCGCCCGACAGCGAAATAGACAAGTTTAAGCACATCGAGAATTACCAGAGGAGAAAGTTCGCTG CTGTACTGTCGAAACTGGATCAGTCCGTGGGTAAAGTGGTGGAGTCCCTACACGGGGCAGGTATGCTGCAGGACACTATCATCCTGTTCACTACCGATAACGGCGGGCCCGCGGCAGGCTTCAACGACAATGCGGCGTCAAACTACCCTCTGCGGGGG GTGAAAGCTACACTATGGGAAGGCGGCGTGCGGGGCGCCGGACTACTTTGGAGCCCCCTGCTGCAAGCCCGGGCCCGCGTGGCGAGTCAGTTGGTACACATAGTCGACTGGCTACCGTCTCTCATCAGCGCGGCCGGTGGTGATGCCAG TTTGCTGCAGAACATCGATGGATTAGATTTGTGGAATGAGCTGTCCAAAGACCAGCCTTCTAAGAGGACCTCTGTGCTTCACAATATAGATGACAAAGAGGGAAGTGCCATTACAATGGATAACTGGAAATTACATAAAG GGACGTCTTATAAAGGCGCTTGGGACTCATGGTACGGGCCGGCCGGCCGAAATGGCTCGTACGACTTAGACGCGGTGTACCAGGGGAAAGTCGCCGCGATCCTCAGCAAGATGGGCCTCATGCCGACGAGAGAGAAAGCTGGCCTACTCAG GAAAGCTGCCACATTACAATGTAGCAGCGATCCAGAGGTGGTATGTAGGCCGCTGGAGTACCCATGCCTCTTTGACATCCGAACAGATCCCTGCGAACGGATCAACTTAGCCAGCAA AAATCCCCAAATCGTGCAAAGACTTCTAGAGGAACTTCGCATCTTCAACCAGTCCGTAGTGCCCCCGAACAATATGCCGGATGACACGCGCGGAGACCCCAAATTCTGGGGACGTGTGTTCACTAACTTTGGAGATTATGAGAACAATGGCTCATACTTACAGTGCTCATGA
- the LOC125228472 gene encoding arylsulfatase I-like isoform X1, translating to MQHGVIYGMEPRGLPLSETILPQHLQRLGYRTHLVGKWHLGHYKKEYLPLNRGWWWWTFACRFESHTGFWTGRIDMYDHTSMEHNTWGTDFRRGMQVAHDLFGKYATDVFTDEAIKVITAHNKSEPLFLMVTHSAVHSGNPNEFIRAPDSEIDKFKHIENYQRRKFAAVLSKLDQSVGKVVESLHGAGMLQDTIILFTTDNGGPAAGFNDNAASNYPLRGVKATLWEGGVRGAGLLWSPLLQARARVASQLVHIVDWLPSLISAAGGDASLLQNIDGLDLWNELSKDQPSKRTSVLHNIDDKEGSAITMDNWKLHKGTSYKGAWDSWYGPAGRNGSYDLDAVYQGKVAAILSKMGLMPTREKAGLLRKAATLQCSSDPEVVCRPLEYPCLFDIRTDPCERINLASKNPQIVQRLLEELRIFNQSVVPPNNMPDDTRGDPKFWGRVFTNFGDYENNGSYLQCS from the exons ATGCAGCACGGCGTAATATACGGCATGGAGCCGCGGGGGCTCCCGCTGTCGGAAACAATTCTGCCCCAGCACCTCCAGAGGCTTGGCTATCGGACTCACCTCGTTGGCAAGTGGCATCTCGGACATTATAAGAAGGAATACCTGCCGTTGAATAGAGG GTGGTGGTGGTGGACATTTGCTTGTAGGTTCGAGAGCCACACCGGATTTTGGACGGGCCGGATCGACATGTATGACCATACGTCAATGGAGCACAACACATGGGGTACAGACTTCAGGCGAG gtatgCAAGTGGCACACGACTTGTTTGGAAAATATGCGACAGATGTCTTCACGGACGAAGCCATTAAG GTGATCACAGCGCACAACAAGAGCGAGCCACTGTTCCTCATGGTAACGCACTCTGCCGTGCACAGCGGAAACCCCAACGAGTTCATTCGCGCGCCCGACAGCGAAATAGACAAGTTTAAGCACATCGAGAATTACCAGAGGAGAAAGTTCGCTG CTGTACTGTCGAAACTGGATCAGTCCGTGGGTAAAGTGGTGGAGTCCCTACACGGGGCAGGTATGCTGCAGGACACTATCATCCTGTTCACTACCGATAACGGCGGGCCCGCGGCAGGCTTCAACGACAATGCGGCGTCAAACTACCCTCTGCGGGGG GTGAAAGCTACACTATGGGAAGGCGGCGTGCGGGGCGCCGGACTACTTTGGAGCCCCCTGCTGCAAGCCCGGGCCCGCGTGGCGAGTCAGTTGGTACACATAGTCGACTGGCTACCGTCTCTCATCAGCGCGGCCGGTGGTGATGCCAG TTTGCTGCAGAACATCGATGGATTAGATTTGTGGAATGAGCTGTCCAAAGACCAGCCTTCTAAGAGGACCTCTGTGCTTCACAATATAGATGACAAAGAGGGAAGTGCCATTACAATGGATAACTGGAAATTACATAAAG GGACGTCTTATAAAGGCGCTTGGGACTCATGGTACGGGCCGGCCGGCCGAAATGGCTCGTACGACTTAGACGCGGTGTACCAGGGGAAAGTCGCCGCGATCCTCAGCAAGATGGGCCTCATGCCGACGAGAGAGAAAGCTGGCCTACTCAG GAAAGCTGCCACATTACAATGTAGCAGCGATCCAGAGGTGGTATGTAGGCCGCTGGAGTACCCATGCCTCTTTGACATCCGAACAGATCCCTGCGAACGGATCAACTTAGCCAGCAA AAATCCCCAAATCGTGCAAAGACTTCTAGAGGAACTTCGCATCTTCAACCAGTCCGTAGTGCCCCCGAACAATATGCCGGATGACACGCGCGGAGACCCCAAATTCTGGGGACGTGTGTTCACTAACTTTGGAGATTATGAGAACAATGGCTCATACTTACAGTGCTCATGA
- the LOC125228472 gene encoding arylsulfatase J-like isoform X5: MQVAHDLFGKYATDVFTDEAIKVITAHNKSEPLFLMVTHSAVHSGNPNEFIRAPDSEIDKFKHIENYQRRKFAAVLSKLDQSVGKVVESLHGAGMLQDTIILFTTDNGGPAAGFNDNAASNYPLRGVKATLWEGGVRGAGLLWSPLLQARARVASQLVHIVDWLPSLISAAGGDASLLQNIDGLDLWNELSKDQPSKRTSVLHNIDDKEGSAITMDNWKLHKGTSYKGAWDSWYGPAGRNGSYDLDAVYQGKVAAILSKMGLMPTREKAGLLRKAATLQCSSDPEVVCRPLEYPCLFDIRTDPCERINLASKNPQIVQRLLEELRIFNQSVVPPNNMPDDTRGDPKFWGRVFTNFGDYENNGSYLQCS; encoded by the exons atgCAAGTGGCACACGACTTGTTTGGAAAATATGCGACAGATGTCTTCACGGACGAAGCCATTAAG GTGATCACAGCGCACAACAAGAGCGAGCCACTGTTCCTCATGGTAACGCACTCTGCCGTGCACAGCGGAAACCCCAACGAGTTCATTCGCGCGCCCGACAGCGAAATAGACAAGTTTAAGCACATCGAGAATTACCAGAGGAGAAAGTTCGCTG CTGTACTGTCGAAACTGGATCAGTCCGTGGGTAAAGTGGTGGAGTCCCTACACGGGGCAGGTATGCTGCAGGACACTATCATCCTGTTCACTACCGATAACGGCGGGCCCGCGGCAGGCTTCAACGACAATGCGGCGTCAAACTACCCTCTGCGGGGG GTGAAAGCTACACTATGGGAAGGCGGCGTGCGGGGCGCCGGACTACTTTGGAGCCCCCTGCTGCAAGCCCGGGCCCGCGTGGCGAGTCAGTTGGTACACATAGTCGACTGGCTACCGTCTCTCATCAGCGCGGCCGGTGGTGATGCCAG TTTGCTGCAGAACATCGATGGATTAGATTTGTGGAATGAGCTGTCCAAAGACCAGCCTTCTAAGAGGACCTCTGTGCTTCACAATATAGATGACAAAGAGGGAAGTGCCATTACAATGGATAACTGGAAATTACATAAAG GGACGTCTTATAAAGGCGCTTGGGACTCATGGTACGGGCCGGCCGGCCGAAATGGCTCGTACGACTTAGACGCGGTGTACCAGGGGAAAGTCGCCGCGATCCTCAGCAAGATGGGCCTCATGCCGACGAGAGAGAAAGCTGGCCTACTCAG GAAAGCTGCCACATTACAATGTAGCAGCGATCCAGAGGTGGTATGTAGGCCGCTGGAGTACCCATGCCTCTTTGACATCCGAACAGATCCCTGCGAACGGATCAACTTAGCCAGCAA AAATCCCCAAATCGTGCAAAGACTTCTAGAGGAACTTCGCATCTTCAACCAGTCCGTAGTGCCCCCGAACAATATGCCGGATGACACGCGCGGAGACCCCAAATTCTGGGGACGTGTGTTCACTAACTTTGGAGATTATGAGAACAATGGCTCATACTTACAGTGCTCATGA